ccaccccctcaaaaaacataggaatcaaaccggtccatggtacataaaaggttggggacccctgttTTAGACACaccgactgatccaataaccactcacgtcaggccccacccctcccattttggctcagagccaggattctgtgagcgcatcaaaagttaatcgaagttgcctacacaaaattgcggcgggtgcctgtagtgacaattgtgcaaaattaacaccaatgtagaagcttcaaaaatacaatattgcaagtaggctagcatatgtcagcagcatgttgaagttcgttgagtttgaacgaggatgtaagcaagcatacagagccGAGGGACAATAGGTGCAGGTGGTGGAGAGTGCTCGCCCtattgaggctacatgataagaactcactcactggtggagcaggtaggctatgtgtgacatgccatgctgacgatgatgattataatgacttattaattgcgataatgtacTGATATGGTAATGCTAACatagtaaggccgtgctgtgattacatatatagcctattctatcggtccaaaaggtgcgtcggcccaccgggaaaatgcccggtatgccagatggccagtccgcccatgtccatgtgtgcatatttgtgtgtattggATAAGTAGCTGTTGAATCCGACCCTGTTCCAGCGGAGTTTCAGGGACAAATATTTGAAGCATTTCtttataaattaatatttaaaaacacacagtaataatattaattGTAGGCATTTAACATTACATCACAATCATAACTTTTTTTGGGCACAATGTCCCGGATTTCCACAAATCAAATGTGGCAACACTATATGTTGTCTCAAGCCAGTTGGTATTTTACTAACTCTTAGCAAATATGGAATAGATTCACTCTCAGTGGCCTGCGGTATGATCTGTGGCTTTGCGTGATATTTTGTGAGTACATGAGCTCTTTGAGGCATGTTAGCAGTGCTATCTGTTAGACATGCTAATGGTAGCCATGGCTACATGCCAGTGGAATGGCATACTAGTGCTAAGTGTGGCTCCGTCAGGTTTGCATCAGTGTTAGCAGTGGCTGGATCTGTGTGGTGCGTTAGCAGTAGCTTTGATCACGCTAGCATTAATGGAGTGAGCTGTAGCTAACTGTGACAGTGCCTTAGCATGTATAGTCCTAATGGTAAACGCTATGTGTAGTGTGACAGTGGCCCTCTCATGACACTTACTGTGCTTTAAGGGAACGATCAGACAGGacgcagtttttgcagtgaggtgcctttttatgttgtgttttgttggcAGTAAGCATTTTCCCTTtgtatgttgtgttttgtatggGCAGTCAGTGTTTTGCTTTTGCGCCTTGTGTTTTTTGCGCCTCGTGTTTTTTGCGCCTGCTGCACTTTGCGTTTCTGTGGAGGCGCCCTATGCGCCTTGAATTAAACCAAAATTCAACTCGAAGCAGTAAAGCGCCCGcatttttatgaaaacataGTGCACCTCGCATTTTATAAGCGGCAAAGCGCGTCCTGTCTGATCGTTCCCTAACTTTGGCTAAGGCTGGCTCACGCCAGACGCTCTGCCACACGCACTGCAGCCTCGTAAGGCTAGTCGGGCTAATCAGACTTGTTGTTAAAGTGACTTGATCCTAATCAGGCTAATCAGACTCGCTGTTGAAGTGACTTGATCCTAATCAGGCTAATCAGACTCAAAGTGACATGATCCTAATCCAATTGCAAGTAATAGTGTATCACCTGTAATCTGACTATTCTAAGAGCTATAATACCATTGTGTTAAagttatatatgtgtgttaaagATCTGCCACAAAGTAATATTGTGTTAAAACTCTATTTGTGGTTGTTACGAGTGGGGTGGGAATTGAGTTTTAATGTCTGTAGTGCTAGAGGGGTCATTATGGGATGGATGTCATCATATTGTATCACCAGGGGCTTTGTAAGGTCTGCCTGTTATCATTTGTCCAGCAGGGGGCGTTGTAAGGTCTACCTGTTAGCATTTGTCCTGGGGTTTAAGGCCTACTAGTTTCATTTCTCCATGGATGGCTTGTAAGGCCTATCTGTTATTGTCCAGCAGGTGGCGCTATAAGGCCTATCTGTTATTGTCCAGCAGGTGGCGCTATAAGACCTATCTGTTATTGTCCAGCAGGTCTGTTTTGTCATGTTAGTTGCATGTATACCACACAGCATGGGCAGTGTCATGGGGTGGAGGCATGTTGGGGAATGTGCTTACTGGTGATGATTCTTGTCCAGTTCCCAATGCCATCTATGTTTCCGATTGGCTGAATAATGTATtgctttctgattggctgaataGATTGTTGAGTTCCAGTGTTGAGCAGTTCTGGCTGGACCTCAGAGACACCCCACGGGTGTGTTCTAATGCCCAGATACCCCACGGGTGTATTCTAATGCCCCAGATACCCCACGGGTGTATTCTAAAGCCCCAGATACCCCACGGGTGTATTCTAATGCCCTGTACGCCCCTGCTGTGTGGTGAGCACTGAGAGTGGACGCTTAAAGCCGATGGCCGAGTCGCTCCTCTCCTATCCAGTGATGTGTGAAGTGAAGTGGACCCACTGGACAGTGATGTGTGGAGTGGACCCACTGGACGAGTGAGCAAGCAAACTGAACACTGAAATAGTTTCAGATGCATTTAAACAGAGAACCTGTGATTGGCAGCATTTAAGCAGAGGCACCTCCCTTCGGATGTGATACAATCTAATTGGACAATCTTGtgattattattaaaattgtggccatatagatagatagatatatagatactttattgatccccaaggggaaatgcaAGAATATGATTGGACGACTCCAGCAGCCACTTTAAGCTTTCAGCTCTCCGTGTGTTTTTGAATTGTTTTGTGGAAGACCATTCGACTCGCAGACGATACACTCTTGTTTATCTTTTTGGAGGTTGACTCTGTCAGTGCCAGATTGAATCTGTCTGAAAAATAAAGCCTTTTACAccaactgtttgtgtgtgtgttaaattaattatgtgtatgtgagtgtgagagagagagagagtgaaattaACTGAGGGTGGATGTGTGGGGTTTTGCTGCCACCTGCTGTATGACTACTGAGTTGCACATTAACGTCTCCAtgtgtgacacacactcacaatcatgTTGTGTAATACACATTCAGTCATGTCAtgtaacacacactctcagtcatGTCATGTGTagcacacactcagtcatgTCATGTTTGTCCTCCTTTGGCACGACGCTTCAGGCGGTAGTTAAGGCAGAGGCATTAAGTCATACACTCTCTACTTTTaaacacataacacatttgaagtttctttacattttaaataattctttaaatgcaataataTGGTATACAATAGTGAAGTTTATTTTCACTAGTTTAGTTTTTCAATAGTTAAtagttgggggccaagcagcgaagctgcgaggacctcattgtgtttctacgttttcctattattattattatatgcaatggaagtcaatggcagcccatagaaccgtctggtaaaaagttgggaaatttggcacactaattggggacggtccgatgattcatgtcaccaaatttcatgtcggcaactcgaaccctctagcgccaccaacaggccaaagttggaagtgtgttcactcacgtaacttttgacccgtaggtccgattttcaaacgtcaggtatcgttggaatccttggaccaagccgagttcaacgcaccctatgatgtcattttcccatgatggattttccgccattttggatttcatcaaaaacacttaaaatgtatcaggggtcacatactttctctgattcccaccaaattttacacagatcatcttcagaccaagcctcacaaaagttatcactttcttttcgtcttcggaagtattaccgttcgcccgtaacagccaatcaaaatttgcggcgaagccgccaaacaggaagtgagctcatatctcagcatccGTAGCATCTATCAAAACCAATTGGTGAGAAAACTAAGTACATTGACTCCTGACCTAATTGGGAGAACACACAACCAATCTGGTAACCTTTGAccgctagggggcgctgtaattagcaaAACCTTTTTTTGCCAGTAGCTGCTGAAGTGTATTATTCtgccatggaagtctatggcagcccatagaaccgtctggtaaaaagttgtgaagtttggcacactgattagaGACAGTCCTGTGATAAATTTCATCAAGTTTTAAGTCGGCACCTCATACACTCTAgcaccaccaacaggtcaaagtcGGATGTGCGTTCACACACCTAACCTTTGACCTGTCGCTCTGAGTTTTCAAAAACCAGGTGTTGTTGGTGTCCTTGGACTAAGCTGAGTTCAATGCACCCTATgatgtcaatttccgccatgatggattttccgctatattgaattttatcaaaaacacttaaaagttttcataggtcacaaattttgtccaatTGACTCCAAACTTgatgcacatcatcttcagagcatgtctcacaaatgcattgctttttgtctttCGAACTAAAACCATTtggccataatagccaatcgaaatttgaggtaagccgccaaacaggaagtgagctcatatctcagcaacccattcatctatcataaccaaacttagtccatggtctcaggacccaatcaggggcaGCTCAAGAAagctggtgacctttgacctctaggggcgctgtaattaagaaacatgccttttggcctgtagcagcagttgtgcttagaattaaaacgcactagtggtgtctgctaatactgttggaggttcttaggccgacccaagccaacttgtgatgtcatcataattgattcggccgccatattggatttaatcaaaacgtacaagttttcacaggtcacaaatttcagtggatcctcaccaaaattggcataGACCATCTTCAGACAATGCCTTATCATTGctttgctttctggaacaattgacagaagcattcggctgtaatcgccaatcgaaatttgcggcgaagccgccaaacaggaagtgagctcatatctcagcaaccctgccatgtatcataaccaaacttactacATAGATTCATGCCCCcattaggaggacgctcaaaaatgtgttgacctttgacctgtagtgGGTGCTGCGattagcaatattgcattttgatctgtagttgctgatgtgctgatgtgatcttttatttttggatgtgaaactgatgacaacatgttccatccagttcattctaatgcgtgcgtgcaagggcagggcagggcaggacggggtgggacgggcaggggtgattaggtgggggctggctggcggaggcGGCGGCAATACTCAGCCCTGATTCAGCCCTACAAAGTCAGTTATGTTTGATGTGACActtgttgaaagtgttgatcGCGAGTGTCTGCTGAGTTCCATCTTGTCGCCGTGGTTACTCCggcctattctgcttggccccctcattgctgcttgcagctatttttattatatgcaatgggagtctatggcagcccatagaaccgtatggtaaaaagttgggaaatttggcacactgattggggacggtcccatgattcatgtcaccaagtttcatgtcggcaactcgaaccctctagcgccaccaacaggccaaaagTTGGGCGTCGCGTTCATGCatcgtaacttttgacctgttggtccaattttcaaaagtcaggtattgttggaatccttggaccaagccgagttcaacgtatcctatgacgtcattttccgccatgatggaaacactgcagtgaaaatgttttacatttttagaattttcattccgaaaataaataacaatttAAAGTGCATTGCTTCCATTATAACGGTGGCAAAGGTAGCAGTATTATATAGTGTTAtagtattatatatattatatatgctATAGTAAGAATGTGaggtaatgttgatgttggaaGTAAGGAACTCGGGTCAATTGCTCTGTAGCTAGCTTAGCCACTTTTTAGAGTTATGTAGCTAGCTTAGCCACTTTTTAGAGTTTAATACGGTTTTAAACTCGCGTTAGACGAATACGTCACGTGACTTCTCATTCCCCACTGCTGTGTCATCAGCGCCTCTGGTTTGAGCGTTTTACCCATAGCGTCTTACCCATAGTGTTTTACCCATAGCGTCTTACCCATAGCGTTTAACCCATTTACCCAGTTTAATTAGTTGGATGTGGTCACgtgccatccacacacacacatacacacacaccagtgaagCGCTTGTTCAAAGACACCAGTGCAGTCTTTTTCTACAGCCTTTAGTTTTATTATAGTTATTCCACTTTTGTTTTCCATGGTACAGATGAATTAGTTGGCTCTCTGCCCGTCATGTCacgccttacacacacacacactcatattcactGCTCTTCTGCATGTTATGTTAAATTCCACACTTTTCTTCTGTGTTTTTATGTATACATAGGAGTTCTCTACAACACCGTGGGCGTCTTACAGGCTtaacgtctgtgtgtgtctgagtcagatctgcaggtgtgtgtgtgtgtgagtcagatctgcaggtgtgtgtgtgtgtgtgctcgatggtgttttaagcccccaatgttGCCTTTCAGGCAGcactgccaccgctgacttaaaggcacctaatcctaaccccaaccctaaccctagtgtcttccaggcagcactgccttgaagacaacgttgggggcataaaaccccaagaaacgtgtgtgtgtgtgtgtctgagtcagATCTGCAGTgatcagagaggaagaggaagaggaggccttTAGAGTCCCCTAGTGATCCGAGATGTGGAGGTgtaggtactgtgtgtgtgtgtgttataggggtgtaacggttcatgtattcgtattgaactGAAACGGTACGGGtgtcacggttcggtgcatgaatttacacggagaatacacggtataaaaatacataaaacttgtgtgcggattaattaatgtcatgcgcaattactgttaagtacGAGAGTTACTagagttctttagcgacacctaacgctaatctgtagcctcgccttagctctgaagctctgattgacgcctatgttatttttttgtaaggTCGTCGGTCAGAGATAGCAGCACTAGCTACTAAGCGAGTGGTGAcgacccacaagagttagaggatccgctggtctctttaagatcgcaagtttaagaacttcagttacagtagtacaggcgagaaagtggtggataagatgaaactgtgtgatcgccgttgttcagcagttgttgggtttgtgagtggaaatatcgaacatgctacacatattcgaagccatcacccagatgatgtaggctaccaatcactgaaagaaaaaaaaaaaaaaacttcccctgcgcttcaCCTGCCTTTGGATAGgctacacatacaaatagggccaaaacctaagggcagtcacgtgacttctagttgtagtctgtttatgaaatgaaaggagcaattagttttttttaaaagaaggcaaaatagtgtgatattttcacagttagtagattattactgtacacacactgaaaaatattgaggcaaattgtagaccgttccatatacaactaaacacggatgtcttgcttaagtggatttttaaatttcattattctatgtaatttgcactttcataaataagagatgctgtaggcctattttcagttttatagctgattgtcttattttgtttacaagttacagatggagtctgggtacttattgtactgtttagcctacacctttacacttcaggctgttgcagatagctcagggaagagactgtatgacactaggtggtacagcctgagagacatgtaaaaaaaaaaaaaaatgctttctgcatttttattttgcttttccctccataaTACCCGAACTTGCATGAcccgaaccgtgatgtccgaaccgaggtatgaacccAACCGtcacttctgtgtaccgttacacccctagtgtgttatgtgtgtgtgtgttatgtgtgttgcTGCTCGGGGTGGTGCTTCCTCATGTGTATGCGCAGGTACTGTTTCCCGGCGAAGCGCTTGGAGCAGTGCACGCAGGGGTGGGGCCGCTCGCCCGTGTGGACGGTCTGGTGGGCGGTCAGGTGACCCGACTGTGTGGCGCTGGCCGACTGCCCATAGCCAGGCGGGCTCGCCGATGTGGATCTTGGCGTGTGTGTCCAGACTCTGCGCTGTCGTGAAGCTCTTACCACAGAACGCGCAGATGAAGCTACGCTTGCACCCACCGCCTcccgagcgtgtgtgtgtgagcgcctgaccgtgtgtgtgtgcgcggggaAGCAGGCTGAAgagggcagagtgtgtgtgtgagaggccgCCGGAGGAGGgtaggccgtgtgtgtgtgagagggccgtgtgtgtgtgtgagagggccgtgtgtgtgtgtgagagggtgtgtgtgtgtgtgtgcgtgagggcGGGTCGTGCGTTGGCCGAGCGTGAGCGCCAGTCCGCCACCAGCTCACACACTCCGGCCACCGCGCCCTCacgcttcacacacactctgtccagGAAGGACAGCGCCTGGGCGTGTGTGTCCAGCTGTGCGTCCACCTGCGGGTCAGAAGGAGTGTGTTGTATGTCCGAGAAGGCATccgactgggtgtgtgtgtccgagtctgtgtgtgcgtcggagtgtgtgtgtgagtccagaGTGTCGGCCAGTGTATTCTCCTCATCACTCTCTAGCAGAATGGCCGAGGACAGTTCTAGAgcagagtgggtgagtgtgtgtgtgtccaggctgtCTGCacgggtgtgtgcgtgtgtgtccaggctgtctgcatgtgtgtgtgtgtgtgtggcactcaGAGCTCTCTGAGTTGCCATGTCAGTGGGCACCTCCTCCACGTCTTCACCCAAAGAATCCTGGGTAACATCAACCCCTTCTCCATGTTCGcctgcacctgcacacacacacacacacacacacaaataaatacacaaataaagacacacacatgcaggcttaatctgtgtgtctgtatgtgcatgtgtcactGTTGTATGATGggtatttgtttgtatgtatttgATGTGTCTATGGTGTATGAACTCTGGTCTGGGACAATGTGTGTTCTGTGATTAATTACCATACCTGttccacaagtgtgtgtgtgtgtgtctgtgttttgtagTGAATTAACACACCTGTTCCATGAAGTTCCGGTTCTTCCTGTTTAACCTGTATAGTGATTGGCTGGCTCTCTTCCACGTCACGTGACTGAAAGAAGCATCCACAACCAATCAATATCATTCACAACCTAATGGTCCAAGCATAAAGTTGAAACAAATGGACAGCCTctctgagagtgtttgtgtgttagtgtagtttTTAGCTGTGGAAGTTTCATACCATACACTCTTCCACCATCACTAGCTTCCCGCGCGTCTCGCGCCCCAGCCCATCAAGGCCACGAGTGTCACGCGCAGCGACGGTTTTCTCTGTCGCTGGTCCTCCACCGGCGCCGCGCGCGATGATGCTCTCAATCAGCTGCAGCTTTTGCCGCAGCTCCTCGTTCTCCTTCTGGTGGCGCGAGATCTCTAAGTGCAGTACAGCATAACCGTCATCCACGAGCTCGCATATCTCCGCCACAGCCGCGCGAGTCAGCGTCTCCATGATACTCGTGAGCTGTGAGTGGAACGTTCGGTAATTCGCCATTCTCTCTTCACCCGCAGCGAGACTCGCGAGCCAAGGCAGGATCCCGTGAGATCAACGGACTTTTCAAGATGTCACGTAGTCGAATTATAACCTTCACTATTATTTGGATTCGGTGAAGTCTAGCCTCTGGATCACACCTGTCTCTGGAATAAACGTGATCGCGACAGTGGCTTCGCtcaatgttattgttttttgtatttCCGGTTTGTAATGCTATAGGAAGAATGTAGCCAAAATAAGAGTCTCTTGTGCCATCGTGTGCTTGCGGGTGGTATAGGCTACTATACACCGTGTTTTGGGGTTGTCCAGGCAGGATAATGACTCCGAGAGTGGCAGAGGTTTCTAGTTTAAGACTTTGCCTCTCTCTGTACATCCCCTAAACAGAACATCTCTGTGTGGGAATGTATCATTACATCTAGAGATACACATTATTTGAGATTAACATCTCCAGAATCACCCAGCCAAGTTGCAGCTTGTGATCTGACCAGAGATTTGGACAGAGATGGGAGTCAGGAAGTTCGTAATCTGGGGCAGATCTCACTGTTGCTGTAACCAATTAACTCTAAGGCTTGTTCTCCTGCCCTGGTCTAAAAGATGCTGTAATAtctcactggacacacacacctccatcagcCCTAAGGAAGCCATTCatgaacatgcacacagacaggtgaaaTGAATGCTGTTGTATTAAACTGGCTGTGCTTTAGTTTActtcacacatgcatgcacgcccAAATTAGCTGGGGGTGTAATTATGCTTCATGTCCCCATggtaacctacacacacacacacacacacacagggtgtatTTCTTCATTTCTTTCGTTTATTGATACATcatatgtaaacaaacacatcccctcccccacccctcaacCCCTTAGAGGTGTCATGGCAACGACATGGTAAACTAAAATTAGGTCTACAGTGATGGGACtaccatctcccgtcagccccccccccaacacacacactcattcccccttcccaacacacacatacacactcactcccctCCCCGACTGTTTATTTCTTGCTCCtgcccaacatacacacacacacacacaccctctccaatacacacgcacattcccctccttaacacacacacacacacacacattcccctctacaatacacacacacacacacacacacacacaaattcccctcctaaacacacacacacacattcccccaGCCACATTCccctcctaaacacacacacacattcccctctCTGTGGACCCAGTGGTTCTCTGAGGAGAGAACAAGGAGTCTTgatgagcaggaggaggagcagtgaggagcaGGAATAGTGACTTTCACTCAGGATGGGAGAGCAGGGTTAAGGTGAAGTCAGGTCACTTCCCTCAGCCTCCGTGTTACGGTGAAGCCAGGTCACTTCCCTCCAGTCTTgtaactaactagctaactccACCACTTTCTAACCAGCTATCCAGGCTAACTGAGCGTCTTGCTAACCAGCAAGCCAGGCGAACTGAGTGTTTTGCTAACTAGCAAGCCAGGCTAACTCAGCCACTTGCTAACTAGCTATCCAGGCTAACTGAGCATCTTGTTAACCAGCTATCCAGGCTAATTCCCTCACATGATGAATCAGACAAGTTCACCATATTTTTTCATTCAGACACAACAATGGCCCATCCTAATTCAGTCGCTTGCTAACCAGTCTAACTCAGCCTGATGATCAAAGCGAACTCTTACTTGCTAACCAAGCTAAGCTAGCCTGATTACCTCAGCCATTCGCTAACCAAACAGATCAGGCTAATGAGCAGAAAGAGCCCCAAGGCCCCCTTCAGAATGACACGGCAGAGGAAGGAACAGTTCATACAGAAATACTCCATGTAAATGCACCAATGGACACTTTTCGTAGTTCAATAGTTGGCATGGGGTCAGTGGTTTGTTTCAAAGGTCCTCACCATGGCAACAACCTCCATCAGATCTCCTTCAGATGGCAGTGGTCTGTCTAGTGACAACGATGGCAAGTTACAGCACTACGGCTGCAAgcgagtatttgtgtgtgtgtgtgtatatatgtgtgtgtgtatccctggCCAAAGGGCAAAATAATACATGAATCTGCCAGAATTGCACAGGTGGACTTGTCCCGTGATGAGAGTGAGAGATCAGGTAAACAGAGCAGGTTGCATAGTGGTGGTGTTGGGCCATCAAcgaacacacaccactcaccaccagagaatgtgggtgtgtgtgtctgagtatgtgtgtgggtgtgtgagagattaggtgtgtgtgtgtaagtgcatgtgtgcgagagggtatgtgtgtgtgcgtatgtgcatgtgtgtgcgtgtgagagtgtatgtgcatgtacatgtggcCACCTAGCACCCTTGTATACTTGTGTGGTGCCAACACTCCTGGAgtttctctcacgcacacatacacacacctttgtATACTTGTGTGGGGCCAACACTCCTggaacagttacacacacacacacttgtgtggtGCCAACACTCATggagttttacacacacacacacacacacaccctcgtaTA
Above is a genomic segment from Alosa alosa isolate M-15738 ecotype Scorff River chromosome 19, AALO_Geno_1.1, whole genome shotgun sequence containing:
- the si:dkey-7l6.3 gene encoding uncharacterized protein si:dkey-7l6.3; amino-acid sequence: MANYRTFHSQLTSIMETLTRAAVAEICELVDDGYAVLHLEISRHQKENEELRQKLQLIESIIARGAGGGPATEKTVAARDTRGLDGLGRETRGKLVMVEECMSRDVEESQPITIQVKQEEPELHGTGAGEHGEGVDVTQDSLGEDVEEVPTDMATQRALSATHTHTHADSLDTHAHTRADSLDTHTLTHSALELSSAILLESDEENTLADTLDSHTHSDAHTDSDTHTQSDAFSDIQHTPSDPQVDAQLDTHAQALSFLDRVCVKREGAVAGVCELVADWRSRSANARPALTHTHTHTLSHTHTALSHTHTALSHTHGLPSSGGLSHTHSALFSLLPRAHTHGQALTHTRSGGGGCKRSFICAFCGKSFTTAQSLDTHAKIHIGEPAWLWAVGQRHTVGSPDRPPDRPHGRAAPPLRALLQALRRETI